A single region of the Streptomyces virginiae genome encodes:
- a CDS encoding sensor histidine kinase → MASGLQRAQSFMIVATLLYRASHLTVGALAVAQRRSELPLQYVGFAAALGLSALTYGTALRRGGFDRRHIWADALVVGCLLPLALCTWGGLREPPAIAWAMLLGGSASAVAAISLERLHALTVIALLVVTHFIGYQAVGASPAVILGHLNSIVSSAVMTWLFRWYLLRQGRLLDEANARAVAAEAHKARYAERLEHHRALHDTVLATLTTLASGSVDANAPEVRRRCAREAAYLRRLIQQTADEVHHREIGTALEEAVGSVESLQLRVTAQYHDLPQVPPEVAAALGDAVREALNNVRRHAGTGHAYLTATKDPDARGGALVTVVDRGPGFDPEHCRPGLGLRRSIHDRMVEVGGRATVDTAPGEGVRVELRWPG, encoded by the coding sequence GTGGCGTCGGGCCTGCAACGCGCCCAGTCCTTCATGATCGTGGCCACCCTCCTGTACCGGGCGAGCCATCTGACGGTGGGCGCCCTCGCCGTCGCCCAGCGCCGGTCGGAACTGCCCCTGCAGTACGTGGGATTCGCCGCCGCCCTGGGACTGAGCGCGCTGACCTACGGCACCGCCCTGCGGCGCGGCGGGTTCGACCGGCGGCACATCTGGGCGGACGCCCTGGTCGTCGGATGCCTCCTGCCCCTGGCCCTGTGCACCTGGGGCGGCCTGCGCGAGCCGCCCGCGATCGCGTGGGCCATGCTGCTCGGCGGATCGGCCAGCGCCGTCGCGGCCATCTCCCTCGAACGACTGCACGCCCTCACCGTCATCGCCCTGCTCGTGGTCACCCACTTCATCGGCTACCAGGCGGTGGGCGCGAGCCCCGCCGTGATTCTCGGCCATCTCAACTCGATCGTGTCCTCGGCCGTGATGACCTGGCTGTTCCGCTGGTACCTGCTGCGCCAGGGCCGCCTCCTCGACGAGGCCAACGCCCGCGCGGTGGCAGCCGAGGCCCACAAGGCGCGCTACGCCGAGCGGCTCGAACACCACCGGGCCCTGCACGACACCGTCCTCGCCACCCTGACCACCCTGGCCTCCGGTTCGGTCGACGCCAACGCCCCCGAGGTGCGGCGCCGCTGCGCGCGCGAAGCGGCGTACCTGCGCCGGCTGATCCAGCAGACCGCGGACGAGGTCCACCACCGGGAGATCGGTACCGCCCTGGAGGAGGCGGTCGGGTCCGTCGAGAGCCTCCAACTACGGGTCACCGCCCAGTACCACGACCTGCCGCAGGTGCCCCCCGAGGTGGCCGCCGCGCTGGGCGACGCCGTCCGCGAGGCCCTGAACAACGTACGGCGCCACGCGGGCACCGGACACGCCTACCTCACCGCCACCAAGGACCCGGACGCCCGTGGGGGAGCCCTCGTCACCGTCGTCGACCGGGGCCCCGGATTCGACCCCGAGCACTGCCGGCCCGGCCTCGGCCTGCGCCGCTCGATCCACGACCGGATGGTGGAGGTGGGCGGCCGGGCGACCGTGGACACCGCCCCCGGTGAAGGCGTACGGGTGGAGCTGAGATGGCCCGGGTGA
- a CDS encoding alpha/beta fold hydrolase has product MTAGTERDTESTGQGRALVLRTSPATPAAAVLLLHGGREEGPEPPPLVNLPALRMRPFAAAVARATRGRDVLVAEVRYRHRGWNGSRCDAARDAEAALARLRSLAGDVPVVLVGHSMGGRAALRAAGAPLVHGVVALAPWCPPGEPVDHLAGRRLYLLHDEADRVTSAAGSWEFVRRSRLAGADATAIPMSTGGHAMLRGAGAWHRRTAALVTGLVTRD; this is encoded by the coding sequence GTGACGGCCGGGACCGAGCGGGACACGGAGTCCACCGGCCAGGGCCGCGCCCTCGTGCTCCGTACGTCCCCCGCGACACCGGCGGCCGCGGTGCTGCTGCTGCACGGAGGGCGCGAGGAGGGGCCGGAGCCGCCGCCCCTGGTCAACCTGCCCGCGCTGCGGATGCGGCCCTTCGCGGCCGCCGTCGCCCGCGCGACGCGCGGCCGCGACGTCCTGGTGGCGGAGGTGCGCTACCGCCACCGCGGCTGGAACGGCTCCCGCTGCGACGCCGCCCGCGACGCGGAGGCGGCCCTCGCGCGGCTGCGGTCGCTCGCCGGGGACGTGCCGGTGGTCCTGGTCGGCCACTCGATGGGCGGCCGAGCCGCGCTGCGGGCGGCCGGGGCACCCCTGGTCCACGGCGTGGTGGCCCTCGCCCCCTGGTGTCCGCCGGGCGAACCGGTGGACCACCTCGCGGGCCGCCGGCTCTACCTCCTGCACGACGAGGCGGACCGGGTCACCTCGGCCGCCGGGTCCTGGGAGTTCGTCCGCCGGTCCCGGCTCGCGGGCGCCGACGCCACCGCCATCCCGATGTCCACGGGCGGGCACGCGATGCTCCGCGGCGCGGGCGCCTGGCACCGGCGCACCGCCGCGCTGGTCACCGGCCTGGTCACCCGGGACTGA
- a CDS encoding DUF1295 domain-containing protein: MTLDWAALSLNLAAAAGAALAVMLATFAVATVKGLHRIVDIAWGVAFAAVALTSWLLSAGYGDDGRRLAVAAATVVWGLRLALHIAGRGRGHGEDPRYARMLARAPGSTRLYALRKVYLLQGALVWLVSLPVQAASYVPVPLGPLAAVGLLLWATGLLFEAVGDFQLARFKQRPEHRGKVMDRGLWSWTRHPNYFGDFLVWWGLYLLACATWQTAALTLVSPLVMSALLIWGSGKRLLEAHMADRPGYADYVARTSGFFPRPPRRIRQEAR; the protein is encoded by the coding sequence ATGACCCTCGACTGGGCGGCGCTGTCCCTCAACCTGGCCGCCGCGGCCGGCGCGGCGCTCGCCGTCATGCTGGCCACCTTCGCCGTCGCCACCGTCAAGGGCCTGCACCGGATCGTCGACATCGCCTGGGGCGTCGCCTTCGCCGCGGTGGCGCTCACCAGCTGGCTGCTGTCGGCGGGGTACGGCGACGACGGACGGCGGCTCGCGGTCGCCGCGGCGACCGTCGTGTGGGGGCTGCGCCTGGCCCTGCACATCGCCGGGCGCGGCCGGGGACACGGCGAGGACCCGCGCTACGCCCGCATGCTCGCCCGGGCACCCGGCAGCACCCGGCTCTACGCCCTGCGCAAGGTCTACCTGCTGCAGGGTGCGCTCGTCTGGCTCGTCTCGCTGCCGGTGCAGGCCGCGTCGTACGTGCCCGTACCGCTCGGGCCGCTCGCCGCCGTCGGCCTGCTGCTGTGGGCCACCGGACTGCTCTTCGAGGCGGTCGGGGACTTCCAGCTGGCCCGCTTCAAGCAGCGCCCCGAACACCGGGGCAAGGTCATGGACAGGGGTCTGTGGAGCTGGACCCGGCACCCCAACTACTTCGGCGACTTCCTCGTCTGGTGGGGTCTTTATCTGCTGGCCTGCGCCACCTGGCAGACTGCGGCACTCACGCTGGTCTCACCGCTGGTGATGAGCGCGCTGCTGATCTGGGGCAGCGGCAAGAGACTGTTGGAGGCGCACATGGCGGACCGGCCCGGCTACGCCGACTACGTGGCCCGCACCAGCGGGTTCTTCCCGCGCCCGCCGCGCCGCATACGCCAGGAGGCCCGGTGA
- a CDS encoding SAM-dependent methyltransferase, producing the protein MTVSYIPAHESALAPVDPARWPDVARPPRTSALRTAVAERILGRALARLPLRVRRGPREPAAYDVPRQAGALPTLTLHDPEAFHRRIGADGLIGFGESYMAGEWDSDDLVGALTVLAGHVDELVPAPLRRLRDAWVRRRPEQQRNTPEGARENIHRHYDLSNELFTLFLDRSMSYSSAVFAAFPAQPATFTAAQHRKIDRLLDLADVGPGTRLLEIGTGWGELALRAASRGAEVLTVTLSAEQRDLARERIAAAGLGDRVTVELRDYRHVEGSFDAVVSVEMIEAVGAEYWATYFAALRRLLAPGGRVALQAITMPHERMLLTARTHTWISKYIFPGGLIPSREAIARTSAAAGLRTVADDGFGDHYAETLRLWREEFDRQADSVAALGFDRTFHRMWELYLAYSEAGFRSRYLDVRQLLLTADDHGPREPR; encoded by the coding sequence GTGACCGTCTCGTACATCCCGGCCCACGAGAGCGCGCTCGCACCCGTCGACCCGGCGCGCTGGCCCGACGTGGCCCGGCCGCCCCGCACCTCGGCCCTGCGTACCGCCGTCGCCGAGCGGATCCTCGGCCGGGCCCTCGCGCGGCTCCCGCTGCGGGTCCGACGCGGCCCCCGGGAGCCGGCCGCGTACGACGTGCCCCGGCAGGCCGGCGCGCTGCCCACCCTCACCCTCCACGACCCCGAAGCCTTCCACCGCCGGATCGGCGCGGACGGCCTGATCGGCTTCGGCGAGTCGTACATGGCCGGGGAATGGGACAGCGACGACCTGGTCGGCGCCCTGACCGTGCTCGCCGGCCACGTCGACGAGCTGGTGCCGGCGCCGCTGCGCCGGCTGCGCGACGCGTGGGTGCGCCGACGCCCGGAGCAGCAGCGCAACACCCCCGAGGGCGCGCGGGAGAACATCCACCGCCACTACGACCTGTCCAACGAACTGTTCACGCTGTTCCTGGACCGGAGCATGAGCTACTCCTCGGCCGTCTTCGCCGCCTTCCCCGCGCAGCCCGCCACCTTCACCGCCGCCCAGCACCGCAAGATCGACCGGCTCCTCGACCTCGCGGACGTCGGACCGGGCACCCGGCTGCTGGAGATCGGCACGGGCTGGGGCGAGCTGGCCCTCCGGGCCGCCTCCCGGGGCGCCGAAGTACTGACCGTGACCCTCTCCGCCGAGCAGCGCGACCTGGCCCGCGAGCGCATCGCCGCGGCCGGCCTCGGCGACCGGGTCACCGTCGAACTGCGCGACTACCGCCACGTCGAGGGTTCCTTCGACGCCGTCGTCAGCGTGGAGATGATCGAAGCGGTCGGCGCCGAGTACTGGGCTACCTACTTCGCCGCCCTGCGCCGGCTCCTCGCCCCGGGCGGCCGCGTCGCCCTCCAGGCCATCACCATGCCGCACGAGCGCATGCTCCTCACCGCCCGCACGCACACCTGGATCAGCAAGTACATCTTCCCCGGCGGGCTCATCCCCTCCCGCGAGGCGATCGCCCGCACGAGCGCGGCGGCCGGACTGCGCACCGTGGCGGACGACGGCTTCGGCGACCACTACGCGGAGACGCTGCGGCTGTGGCGCGAGGAGTTCGACCGACAGGCCGACTCCGTCGCCGCCCTCGGCTTCGACCGCACCTTCCACCGCATGTGGGAGCTCTACCTCGCCTACTCCGAGGCCGGATTCCGCTCGCGCTACCTGGACGTACGCCAACTGCTGCTCACCGCCGACGACCACGGGCCACGGGAGCCCCGATGA
- a CDS encoding DUF1365 domain-containing protein translates to MNGVSAGPAAPPHVPALYACTVAHTRTTPIRHAFRQRTYLWLIDIDDPPRIPRALRPLARFDARDHFGGEAATLRAGLRAELAAHGVTDADGRVLMLAHARVLGHVFNPLTLYWCHDRAGTPVCVVAEVHNTYGERHCYLLRPGADGLADVPKDFYVSPFFAVEGFYRMRLPVPGDDLDLTVQLRHGDGTCPFTATVRGSHRPAGVRTLLGAALRHPWSTARVSLGIRFHGIRLLLRGLPVRPRPARSACPVPSVSPVRPPQEGTL, encoded by the coding sequence GTGAACGGCGTCTCCGCAGGGCCGGCCGCCCCGCCCCACGTACCGGCCCTCTACGCGTGCACGGTGGCCCACACCCGCACCACCCCGATCCGGCACGCCTTCCGGCAGCGCACCTACCTATGGCTCATCGACATCGACGATCCACCCCGCATACCCCGGGCGCTGCGCCCGCTGGCCCGGTTCGACGCACGCGACCACTTCGGCGGCGAGGCCGCCACCCTGCGGGCGGGCCTGCGGGCCGAACTCGCCGCCCACGGCGTGACGGACGCCGACGGCCGCGTGCTGATGCTCGCCCACGCCCGGGTCCTCGGCCATGTCTTCAACCCGCTCACCCTCTACTGGTGCCACGACCGCGCCGGCACCCCGGTCTGCGTCGTCGCCGAGGTCCACAACACCTACGGCGAGCGCCACTGCTACCTGCTGCGCCCCGGCGCCGACGGACTGGCCGACGTCCCCAAGGACTTCTACGTCTCGCCGTTCTTCGCGGTCGAGGGCTTCTACCGGATGCGGCTGCCCGTACCCGGCGACGACCTCGACCTGACCGTGCAGCTGCGCCACGGCGACGGGACCTGCCCCTTCACCGCGACCGTGCGGGGCAGCCACCGCCCGGCCGGCGTCCGCACCCTGCTCGGAGCCGCCCTGCGTCACCCGTGGTCCACCGCCCGGGTGTCCCTCGGTATCCGCTTCCACGGCATCCGTCTCCTCCTCCGCGGCCTCCCGGTCCGGCCCCGTCCCGCCCGTTCCGCCTGTCCCGTCCCTTCCGTCAGTCCCGTCCGCCCCCCGCAGGAAGGCACCCTGTGA
- a CDS encoding NAD(P)/FAD-dependent oxidoreductase — MDVDRRRVAVVGGGVAGLTAAHILQRAYDVVLYEADDRLGGHAHTHELTTEDAGTVHVDSGFIVHNERTYPHLLRLFRELGVTTQESEMSMSVRCDGCGLEYAGARGAAGLLGGGNLLRGRHLRMLTEVPRFHRAARRLLASPDSGQTLGEFLDGHGFSRYFVGHFAIPLVAAVWSCAPDTALQYPARYLFRFLAHHGLLSVKGSPQWRTVTGGSADYVAKAAKNLTSVRTSTPVRAVVRAADHARVLTPDGDSTPYAAVVVAVHPDQALRLLADPTEDEVRILGAFSYSRNPTVLHRDTSLLPRSPHARASWNYWLPSCSARPESVQVSYDMNRLQQLPTAEPHIVTLNARGRVDPFDVIARMVYEHPVYTPRSVAAQEELPRLNTSVTAFAGAYHGWGFHEDGCRSGVAAAEALGVRW; from the coding sequence ATCGACGTGGACCGGCGGAGAGTCGCTGTGGTGGGCGGGGGCGTGGCAGGGCTCACGGCCGCCCACATCCTGCAACGCGCCTACGACGTGGTGCTGTACGAGGCGGACGACCGCCTCGGCGGGCACGCGCACACCCATGAACTGACCACCGAGGACGCGGGAACGGTCCACGTGGACAGCGGATTCATCGTGCACAACGAGCGCACCTACCCGCACCTGCTGCGGCTGTTCCGGGAACTCGGCGTCACCACGCAGGAATCCGAGATGAGCATGTCCGTACGCTGCGACGGCTGCGGCCTGGAGTACGCGGGCGCCCGGGGCGCGGCCGGACTGCTCGGCGGAGGCAACCTGCTGCGCGGCCGCCACCTGCGCATGCTCACCGAGGTGCCGCGCTTCCACCGCGCCGCCCGGCGGCTGCTCGCCTCCCCCGACAGCGGGCAGACCTTGGGGGAGTTCCTCGACGGGCACGGCTTCTCCCGTTACTTCGTCGGCCACTTCGCCATCCCGCTCGTCGCGGCCGTCTGGTCGTGCGCGCCGGACACCGCCCTCCAGTACCCCGCCCGGTACCTCTTCCGTTTCCTGGCCCACCACGGACTGCTGTCCGTCAAGGGATCCCCGCAGTGGCGTACGGTCACCGGTGGTTCGGCCGACTACGTGGCCAAGGCCGCCAAGAACCTCACCTCCGTCCGCACCTCGACCCCGGTCCGGGCCGTCGTGCGCGCCGCCGACCACGCGCGCGTGCTCACGCCGGACGGCGACTCCACCCCGTACGCCGCCGTGGTCGTCGCGGTCCACCCCGACCAGGCGCTGCGCCTGCTGGCCGATCCGACCGAGGACGAGGTCCGGATCCTCGGCGCGTTCAGCTACTCCCGCAATCCCACCGTGCTGCACCGCGACACCTCGCTGCTGCCCCGCTCCCCGCACGCGCGCGCCTCGTGGAACTACTGGCTCCCCTCGTGTTCCGCGCGGCCCGAGAGCGTGCAGGTCAGCTACGACATGAACCGGCTCCAACAACTGCCTACCGCCGAGCCGCACATCGTCACCCTCAACGCCCGCGGCCGGGTCGATCCCTTCGACGTGATCGCCCGCATGGTGTACGAACACCCCGTCTACACCCCCCGGTCCGTCGCGGCGCAGGAGGAACTGCCCCGGCTGAACACGTCCGTGACCGCCTTCGCCGGCGCCTACCACGGCTGGGGCTTCCACGAGGACGGCTGCCGCTCCGGCGTCGCCGCGGCCGAGGCCCTGGGGGTGCGGTGGTGA